A part of Drosophila ananassae strain 14024-0371.13 chromosome 2R, ASM1763931v2, whole genome shotgun sequence genomic DNA contains:
- the LOC26514140 gene encoding uncharacterized protein LOC26514140 isoform X2, whose amino-acid sequence MCQSCKEASPKSWCMGYAIYCIIMGFFSLCSNFYGMLFYTYIVLQPKVSTLNLVHVVNSTTQHYVLNVKESSIDIRPLEYVALTVGCVYFIFEILYILAGSFMLVGVIKERQELFFVGKTFSYFWPIFYFYLIFPLTITKIRKHIKRQWP is encoded by the exons ATGTGCCAGTCTTGTAAAGAGGCCTCCCCAAAATCTTGGTGCATGGGCTATGCCATCTATTGTATCATAATGGGATTCTTCTCCCTCTGCTCAAATTTCTATGGAATGCTCTTCTACACCTACATAGTTCTGCAGCCAAAGGTTTCGACTCTAAACCTGGTCCATGTCGTGAACAGTACGACCCAGCATTATGTGTTGAATGTCAAGGAATCAAGTATCGATATTCGCCCTTTAGAATATGTAGCTCTAACTGTCGGTTGTGTGTATTTTATATTcgaaattttatatattttggcAGGATCTTTTATGCTTGTGGGCGTTATAAAG GAACGTCAAGAGTTGTTCTTCGTTGGGAAGACTTTCAGTTACTTTTGgcccattttttatttttatttaatatttccatTGA CCATAACAAAAATAAGAAAGCATATTAAAAGGCAGTGGCCCTAG
- the LOC26514140 gene encoding uncharacterized protein LOC26514140 isoform X1 has product MCQSCKEASPKSWCMGYAIYCIIMGFFSLCSNFYGMLFYTYIVLQPKVSTLNLVHVVNSTTQHYVLNVKESSIDIRPLEYVALTVGCVYFIFEILYILAGSFMLVGVIKERQELFFVGKTFSYFWPIFYFYLIFPLTIHIIAITKIRKHIKRQWP; this is encoded by the exons ATGTGCCAGTCTTGTAAAGAGGCCTCCCCAAAATCTTGGTGCATGGGCTATGCCATCTATTGTATCATAATGGGATTCTTCTCCCTCTGCTCAAATTTCTATGGAATGCTCTTCTACACCTACATAGTTCTGCAGCCAAAGGTTTCGACTCTAAACCTGGTCCATGTCGTGAACAGTACGACCCAGCATTATGTGTTGAATGTCAAGGAATCAAGTATCGATATTCGCCCTTTAGAATATGTAGCTCTAACTGTCGGTTGTGTGTATTTTATATTcgaaattttatatattttggcAGGATCTTTTATGCTTGTGGGCGTTATAAAG GAACGTCAAGAGTTGTTCTTCGTTGGGAAGACTTTCAGTTACTTTTGgcccattttttatttttatttaatatttccatTGA CCATTCATATCATAGCCATAACAAAAATAAGAAAGCATATTAAAAGGCAGTGGCCCTAG